Proteins encoded together in one Candidatus Sulfotelmatobacter sp. window:
- a CDS encoding alcohol dehydrogenase catalytic domain-containing protein, whose product MPKMKAVQVPKPGAEFEVVEREIPEPSAGHVRIRVQACGVCHSDVVTKDGLFPGISYPRVPGHEVAGVIDKIGAGVNGWAPGDRVGVGWHGGQDGTCLACRRGDFVNCANGKVCGLTYDGGYQEFMVAPIEALARIPDALDAADAAPLMCAGITTFNALRHSGALPSDLVAIQGIGGLGHLGIQFANKFGYRVAAIGRGPENGVLAKKLGADIYIDSASTDAAGELQKLGGAKVILATAPSGKAMSSVIGGLGINGRLMVVGAPADPIEVAAPQLLFGKKRIYGWSAGIPTDSEDTLGFAEMRGVRPMIEKYPLAKASEGYARMMSGKAEFRVVLTM is encoded by the coding sequence ATGCCAAAAATGAAAGCGGTGCAAGTCCCCAAGCCGGGCGCTGAATTCGAAGTCGTTGAACGCGAAATCCCTGAGCCCTCCGCCGGACACGTGAGGATTCGCGTTCAAGCCTGCGGAGTCTGCCACAGCGATGTGGTCACAAAAGATGGCCTGTTTCCGGGCATTTCGTATCCACGCGTTCCCGGGCATGAGGTGGCGGGCGTGATCGACAAAATTGGAGCCGGAGTCAACGGCTGGGCACCGGGCGATCGTGTCGGCGTGGGGTGGCACGGGGGCCAGGATGGCACATGTCTCGCATGCAGGCGGGGCGACTTTGTGAACTGCGCGAATGGCAAGGTTTGCGGGCTCACCTATGACGGCGGCTATCAGGAATTTATGGTCGCGCCCATCGAAGCTTTGGCACGCATCCCCGACGCTTTGGATGCTGCCGACGCCGCACCGCTGATGTGCGCGGGAATTACTACTTTCAATGCCCTGCGTCACAGCGGGGCACTGCCCAGCGATTTGGTCGCGATTCAGGGCATCGGCGGGCTGGGCCATTTGGGGATTCAGTTCGCGAACAAGTTCGGGTATCGCGTTGCCGCGATCGGTCGAGGGCCTGAAAATGGCGTGCTGGCCAAAAAGCTTGGTGCGGATATCTACATTGACAGCGCCTCCACTGACGCCGCAGGGGAACTGCAAAAATTGGGCGGCGCGAAAGTCATCCTCGCCACCGCGCCGAGCGGAAAAGCGATGTCTTCAGTGATCGGCGGCTTAGGCATCAACGGCAGGTTGATGGTCGTGGGCGCGCCCGCGGATCCGATCGAAGTCGCCGCGCCTCAGTTGCTTTTCGGCAAGAAGCGCATTTACGGCTGGTCGGCGGGAATTCCTACCGACTCCGAAGACACGCTTGGTTTCGCCGAAATGCGAGGCGTGCGGCCCATGATTGAGAAGTACCCGTTGGCTAAGGCCTCGGAAGGCTACGCGCGAATGATGAGCGGCAAGGCTGAATTCCGCGTTGTGCTGACCATGTGA
- a CDS encoding ester cyclase: MSSTAELKNKALVLEAFDTLFNKRDYGAAERFWSRRYIQHSAHIEPGREGLFNLIKSIPPTLKYEPGTIVAEGDYVIVHGRFSGFGQAVNWIAADILRIENGILVEHWDVIQDEATKEQSKSGNPMFGGTFPTNGIEEKR, from the coding sequence ATGAGTAGCACCGCGGAATTAAAGAATAAGGCGCTTGTCCTCGAGGCCTTCGACACTTTGTTCAACAAGCGTGACTACGGAGCGGCCGAGCGCTTTTGGTCACGTCGCTACATTCAACATAGCGCCCATATTGAGCCCGGGCGTGAAGGGTTGTTCAATCTCATCAAAAGCATTCCGCCCACATTGAAATATGAGCCAGGAACAATCGTCGCGGAGGGGGATTATGTGATCGTGCACGGCCGGTTCTCAGGGTTTGGGCAGGCGGTCAACTGGATCGCCGCCGATATTCTCCGAATCGAAAATGGCATCCTCGTCGAGCATTGGGATGTGATTCAAGACGAAGCCACGAAGGAGCAATCAAAGAGCGGGAATCCTATGTTTGGGGGTACTTTTCCGACCAACGGGATCGAGGAGAAGCGCTGA
- a CDS encoding DoxX family protein — MDIGLLLLRLTLGFTLAAHGTQKLFGWFGGPGLTTTGQFFAVLGFPPGRRHALMAALSEIVGGALLAVGLATPAAAAAVVSVMLVAAVTAHGGKGFFIQNGGYEYPFVLAVAALTVAFTGPGSLSIDAFAGLQRSGPFWGIAALLAGMVGGGTGLLEWRKAPVQPTVTK; from the coding sequence ATGGATATCGGGCTTCTGCTTCTGCGATTGACTCTGGGATTCACTCTGGCGGCACACGGCACACAAAAACTATTTGGATGGTTCGGGGGACCTGGGCTAACGACGACGGGACAGTTCTTTGCCGTTCTCGGTTTTCCTCCCGGCCGGCGACATGCTCTCATGGCGGCGTTGAGCGAAATCGTCGGCGGTGCACTGCTCGCAGTTGGACTCGCAACACCTGCGGCGGCGGCTGCCGTGGTCAGCGTAATGCTGGTCGCCGCAGTAACCGCACACGGCGGCAAGGGGTTTTTCATTCAAAATGGCGGCTATGAGTACCCGTTCGTGCTCGCAGTCGCCGCGCTGACGGTCGCATTCACTGGACCAGGATCGCTCTCGATCGATGCGTTTGCCGGGCTTCAGCGCAGTGGTCCGTTCTGGGGCATAGCCGCTTTGCTGGCTGGCATGGTGGGCGGCGGTACGGGCTTGCTTGAATGGCGCAAAGCGCCCGTTCAGCCAACCGTTACTAAATAA
- a CDS encoding TetR/AcrR family transcriptional regulator, which translates to MAVPVSDCDLRDPRQKRTRRLLQDALRKLLQEKAFEEILVQGIADAATVNRATFYDHYNDKFRLFEAMVAGDFHELLKERNIRFDGTCASAIEAIVLAVCDYLREIHRNEKQCASKGSFGPLLDSAVTRAIRIVVLDGLAKRGTRTRVSHDVLASTASSAIYGATREWFYSKKPRRCDEIASFVATAVVPILAAGVGGGYGIRSQPGAHKGEKTEASRNRHRRAKN; encoded by the coding sequence ATGGCCGTACCCGTGTCAGACTGCGACCTGCGAGATCCACGCCAGAAGCGGACGCGAAGACTCCTTCAGGACGCTCTGCGGAAGCTCTTGCAGGAAAAGGCTTTTGAAGAAATCCTGGTGCAGGGTATTGCGGACGCGGCGACCGTCAACCGAGCTACCTTTTACGACCATTACAACGACAAGTTCAGGTTGTTCGAGGCAATGGTGGCGGGCGACTTTCACGAGCTATTGAAAGAGCGCAACATCCGCTTCGACGGTACCTGCGCGTCCGCAATTGAAGCCATCGTTCTTGCCGTCTGTGATTATCTGAGAGAGATTCACAGGAACGAAAAGCAGTGTGCCAGCAAGGGATCTTTTGGTCCGTTGCTGGACTCGGCGGTCACCAGAGCGATTCGAATCGTTGTGCTTGATGGACTCGCCAAACGTGGCACAAGGACGAGGGTGTCGCACGACGTGCTGGCTTCCACCGCCAGTTCAGCGATTTACGGCGCCACTCGCGAATGGTTCTACAGCAAGAAACCGCGCAGATGCGACGAGATCGCTTCCTTCGTTGCCACGGCCGTGGTTCCTATACTCGCCGCCGGCGTTGGCGGAGGCTACGGTATACGCTCCCAACCCGGAGCCCATAAAGGCGAGAAAACCGAGGCATCTCGAAACCGTCATCGCCGGGCAAAAAATTGA
- a CDS encoding DUF6496 domain-containing protein: MPAKKKGSRRRYGKAAGKSVESAMRRKKHGSLKSGRGGKGGKVKSRKQAIAIGLSEARKKGAKVPRKKAA; this comes from the coding sequence ATGCCAGCGAAAAAAAAGGGGAGCCGCCGCAGGTACGGCAAAGCAGCAGGAAAGTCGGTGGAAAGCGCCATGCGCCGGAAGAAACATGGCAGTCTCAAATCCGGCAGAGGGGGCAAGGGCGGTAAAGTAAAAAGCCGCAAACAAGCGATTGCCATTGGTCTTTCGGAGGCACGCAAGAAGGGCGCTAAGGTTCCCAGGAAAAAAGCCGCCTAA
- a CDS encoding lipid-binding SYLF domain-containing protein codes for MRKTNRRFRRHTLMVSGAILLLAGMCWPAEEQNLSDIAKRIDASAKVLDEVMADPSKGVPDQLIKRAQCVAVFPSMVEVAALVGGKHGKGFISCRTSSGWSAPAPLTVTGGNWGAQFGGEQVDLVVLVMNDKGRQQLESGKFDMGVETSAVAGPVGTHHWTMNAEVVTYARSRGLFAGTNLDGSSIAQDADETRSLYGKSVSLADILSGKTKDPSIGQAFVSKVAAYAGNSRAQD; via the coding sequence GTGAGAAAAACCAATCGACGGTTTCGCCGACATACTCTGATGGTGTCGGGTGCGATTTTGCTGTTAGCCGGCATGTGCTGGCCTGCGGAGGAACAGAATCTCTCCGACATTGCCAAACGAATTGACGCGTCCGCCAAGGTGCTCGATGAAGTGATGGCCGATCCTTCCAAGGGCGTGCCCGATCAACTTATCAAACGAGCGCAATGCGTCGCGGTTTTTCCGTCTATGGTGGAAGTGGCTGCGCTCGTCGGAGGTAAACACGGCAAGGGATTCATTTCCTGCCGCACGAGCAGCGGGTGGAGCGCGCCCGCTCCACTCACGGTCACGGGCGGCAATTGGGGGGCGCAATTCGGCGGGGAACAAGTTGACCTCGTGGTTCTCGTAATGAATGACAAGGGCAGGCAGCAACTGGAATCAGGAAAGTTCGACATGGGAGTGGAAACTTCTGCCGTTGCCGGGCCGGTTGGAACTCATCATTGGACGATGAATGCCGAGGTTGTGACCTATGCTCGATCACGCGGGCTTTTCGCAGGCACGAATCTCGACGGCTCTTCGATTGCACAGGATGCAGATGAGACTCGCAGTCTGTATGGGAAATCGGTTTCCTTGGCTGACATTTTGAGCGGCAAGACGAAAGATCCCAGTATCGGGCAGGCTTTTGTATCAAAAGTAGCCGCCTATGCCGGCAACAGTCGAGCGCAAGACTGA
- a CDS encoding c-type cytochrome translates to MCLRAISFDGALVAIICVLCLPGFAQSEHADAKKSAARSSQPMVDRGRYIAEDLAVCGQCHTPRDDQGNLDRSKWLEGAPLWLNPARPTQGWPLQAPRIAGDPPGTDAEMIKLLTTGIWRDGKPLRAPMPQFHMSVSDAQAVLAYLKSLTPQH, encoded by the coding sequence ATGTGTTTGCGGGCAATCAGTTTCGATGGCGCATTGGTGGCGATCATTTGCGTGCTGTGCCTTCCTGGCTTTGCGCAAAGCGAACATGCCGATGCAAAAAAATCCGCCGCACGCAGCAGTCAGCCCATGGTCGACCGTGGCCGATACATCGCAGAGGATCTGGCGGTCTGCGGTCAATGCCACACGCCACGCGATGACCAAGGCAACCTCGACCGCAGCAAGTGGTTGGAAGGTGCACCACTGTGGCTCAATCCGGCCCGCCCGACCCAAGGATGGCCGCTTCAGGCTCCACGAATTGCGGGCGATCCACCCGGAACAGACGCAGAGATGATCAAGCTACTGACAACGGGTATCTGGCGCGATGGCAAGCCGTTGCGAGCGCCTATGCCCCAGTTCCACATGTCAGTGAGCGATGCCCAAGCAGTCCTGGCCTATCTGAAGTCGCTCACCCCGCAACACTGA
- a CDS encoding NAD(P)/FAD-dependent oxidoreductase gives MTADTVDQDQPIVIIGAGVAGLAAAVKLEEAGLPCVMLEARDRIGGRVFTQRDAVCDAPIELGAEFIHGLPSEIWNLLDKSKIEEVEGQSWCVSDRRLSPCQFFSQVDSILEAMDDSLPDESFLNFLERRFPNPSHDAGLDEAKRRAIGYVSGFNAADPALVSVHWLVAGMRSEEKIQGHRAFRSSNGYADLVDVFGRKLARSRISIQPGTIVRSIVWQPGAAQVKAYGEQGATTFQTPQVLITLPLSLLKATEETGAVDFVPPLPREKIAALDKLEMGTVMRVVLRFRDRFWSTISVEGGKAATLSEMSFLFSDDDSFPTWWTTMPKKQPFITGWSPFRSGERLAGKDKVVVVQQALQTLCRLLGVRDAESRLEAAYVHDWQTDPFSRGAYSYARVGADGAHARLATPVENTLFFAGEASDTSGNNGTVHGAIASGYRAAREIVEARRLG, from the coding sequence ATGACAGCCGACACAGTCGATCAAGACCAACCCATCGTGATCATTGGCGCAGGCGTTGCAGGCCTGGCTGCGGCCGTCAAGTTGGAAGAGGCCGGCTTACCATGCGTTATGCTTGAAGCACGTGATCGCATTGGTGGGCGCGTCTTCACACAGAGGGACGCAGTTTGCGATGCTCCGATCGAGTTAGGAGCTGAATTCATCCACGGTTTGCCTTCTGAAATATGGAACCTGCTCGACAAGTCCAAGATCGAGGAAGTCGAAGGTCAAAGCTGGTGCGTGTCCGATCGGCGGCTATCGCCGTGCCAATTCTTCTCGCAAGTCGATTCCATTCTTGAGGCCATGGATGATTCCCTGCCAGACGAGTCGTTCCTCAATTTTCTGGAACGTAGGTTTCCGAATCCATCTCATGATGCCGGGCTTGACGAAGCCAAACGGCGGGCGATCGGCTACGTCAGCGGCTTTAACGCTGCCGACCCCGCCCTGGTGAGCGTGCACTGGCTGGTTGCAGGCATGCGCTCAGAGGAGAAGATTCAGGGACATCGCGCGTTTCGCTCCAGCAATGGATACGCAGATTTGGTCGATGTCTTTGGCCGAAAGCTGGCGCGCTCCAGGATTTCGATTCAACCCGGCACCATCGTACGCAGCATTGTTTGGCAGCCTGGCGCCGCGCAGGTCAAGGCTTACGGCGAACAAGGCGCTACAACATTCCAAACGCCACAGGTTCTGATTACGCTTCCTCTCTCGCTATTGAAGGCTACGGAAGAAACCGGAGCCGTCGACTTTGTTCCTCCGCTACCGCGAGAAAAGATCGCGGCGCTCGATAAATTGGAGATGGGTACGGTGATGCGCGTTGTGCTTCGATTTCGGGATCGATTTTGGAGCACCATTTCGGTGGAGGGCGGCAAAGCAGCCACCTTATCTGAGATGAGTTTTCTGTTCTCCGACGATGATTCATTCCCGACCTGGTGGACGACCATGCCAAAGAAACAACCATTCATTACCGGATGGTCTCCGTTTCGCTCGGGTGAAAGGCTAGCCGGTAAGGATAAGGTGGTTGTAGTTCAGCAAGCTCTCCAGACGCTATGCCGACTGCTCGGAGTGCGGGACGCGGAAAGCAGACTTGAGGCTGCTTATGTTCATGACTGGCAAACCGACCCGTTTTCCAGAGGGGCCTATAGCTATGCCAGGGTTGGAGCGGACGGAGCACACGCGCGGCTTGCAACTCCAGTAGAAAACACGCTGTTCTTTGCCGGTGAAGCAAGCGATACCTCCGGAAACAACGGGACGGTTCATGGGGCCATTGCCAGCGGATATCGGGCGGCGCGGGAAATCGTCGAAGCGCGGCGCTTGGGGTAA
- a CDS encoding AI-2E family transporter produces the protein MIQSQPNPVIEPVAPVLPEETVEEVQVLQASIKAGSIAQIVVAAIAIIGLIYLLKFVLVTTLVSVLLAYVFEPPVKWLVRFRIPRGFGALVVVLSALALFGSLAVYSYNSAVQFADQLPAYSARIRNTIGSIRYRADRVAEQARSIVESPKDEKHVVPVKIEQLPGVAGVISRNSETILDLSLAVGFVPFLVYFMLVLKDHTHAATVRLFPKEHRLLAHRTIGTISAMVRTYIVANVLIGLLNGLLCTLIFWSLGIKYFYFIGALSGFISLVPYLGVFVSLLPPLAAGLETLDRTGVLVVIIALVGIHVITMNVLYPKVVGKRLQLNPLGVSLSLLFWAWIWGPIGLILAMPILGATKIVCDYVEPLRGVGQWLGESLR, from the coding sequence GTGATCCAATCCCAGCCAAATCCCGTGATCGAGCCGGTCGCGCCCGTCCTACCTGAGGAAACCGTCGAAGAAGTTCAGGTTTTGCAGGCCTCGATTAAGGCCGGCTCCATCGCGCAAATCGTAGTTGCAGCAATCGCGATCATCGGTTTGATCTATCTGCTGAAGTTTGTTTTAGTAACGACCCTGGTCTCGGTCTTGTTGGCCTATGTCTTCGAACCGCCGGTGAAATGGCTCGTGCGCTTTCGCATTCCCCGTGGGTTCGGCGCCCTCGTTGTGGTTCTGTCGGCTCTTGCTTTATTCGGCAGCCTTGCGGTCTATTCTTACAATAGTGCGGTCCAGTTCGCCGACCAACTTCCTGCTTATTCCGCGCGAATCCGGAATACGATCGGCAGCATTCGATACCGCGCTGACCGCGTGGCCGAGCAGGCTCGATCCATCGTGGAATCCCCCAAGGACGAAAAACACGTGGTACCGGTCAAAATCGAGCAACTCCCGGGTGTCGCCGGAGTCATCTCGAGGAACAGCGAAACCATTCTGGACCTCTCCCTGGCGGTGGGTTTCGTCCCATTTCTCGTTTATTTCATGCTCGTACTCAAAGATCACACTCATGCGGCCACCGTTCGACTGTTCCCCAAGGAACATCGGTTGCTTGCTCACCGCACAATCGGCACGATTTCTGCGATGGTTCGCACTTACATCGTCGCCAACGTGCTCATCGGCCTGTTGAACGGTCTGCTCTGCACCTTGATCTTCTGGTCTCTCGGAATCAAATATTTTTACTTTATTGGCGCGTTGAGCGGGTTCATCAGCCTCGTCCCTTACCTCGGAGTGTTCGTGTCGTTGTTGCCGCCACTTGCTGCGGGTCTCGAAACCCTCGACCGGACTGGAGTCCTGGTGGTGATCATTGCGCTGGTCGGGATTCACGTAATCACCATGAACGTGCTCTATCCCAAAGTTGTTGGAAAACGCTTGCAACTGAATCCTCTCGGAGTGAGCCTCTCGCTTTTGTTTTGGGCCTGGATCTGGGGACCGATTGGACTGATACTGGCCATGCCGATCCTGGGCGCAACCAAGATCGTGTGTGATTATGTTGAACCTCTGCGCGGCGTCGGACAATGGCTGGGAGAATCGTTACGGTAA
- the nrfD gene encoding NrfD/PsrC family molybdoenzyme membrane anchor subunit codes for MSNPLPARHLSGDLSREQRLEAIRDQAEQQRHLLVVGDPPVGAPFPQASPENGYYQIPLLKQPPWTWEIPLYFFVGGAAGAAAVIGAIADYTGANRELVRDSRWIAAAGSVISPALLISDLGRPERFLSMLRVFKPQSPMSVGVWTLLGFSTSSIATVFAAHLRDRYGPSLPLRVLENAGQAASLAFGLPFSNYTGVLIGATTVPLWNRNVGNLPLHFGASGLGAAVGLLELLGHRKSPALQALGLGAAIFETWEGIRIESRGDAYLDPLKRGASGWVARTGGALAGPVPTLLRAASLFSTEQRSQSLRKWAAWSSVIGSLVTRIGWLSAGRASARDWKLPLQRKLV; via the coding sequence ATGAGCAATCCATTACCGGCACGACATCTAAGTGGCGATCTCAGTCGGGAGCAGCGTCTCGAAGCAATTCGCGATCAAGCCGAGCAACAGCGGCACTTACTGGTCGTCGGTGACCCTCCCGTCGGGGCGCCGTTTCCCCAGGCATCGCCTGAAAACGGCTATTACCAGATTCCTTTGCTGAAGCAACCTCCCTGGACCTGGGAAATTCCCTTGTACTTCTTCGTCGGTGGCGCTGCGGGCGCCGCTGCTGTGATTGGCGCAATCGCCGACTACACCGGCGCAAATCGCGAACTGGTGCGCGATTCTCGCTGGATTGCAGCCGCCGGTTCCGTCATCTCACCGGCGTTGCTCATCTCCGATCTTGGCCGGCCCGAGCGGTTCTTGTCGATGCTGCGCGTCTTCAAACCCCAGAGCCCGATGTCCGTCGGAGTCTGGACGCTGCTCGGGTTTTCCACGAGTTCCATCGCGACTGTGTTTGCCGCACACTTGCGCGATCGGTATGGGCCGTCCCTGCCGCTGCGTGTTCTCGAAAATGCCGGCCAGGCTGCATCGCTTGCTTTTGGCTTGCCGTTTTCGAACTACACCGGAGTTTTGATCGGCGCAACAACAGTCCCGCTCTGGAATCGTAACGTTGGTAACCTGCCGCTCCACTTCGGCGCCTCTGGCCTGGGCGCAGCGGTCGGACTTCTCGAGTTGCTCGGACATCGCAAGAGCCCCGCCCTGCAAGCTCTCGGTCTCGGCGCGGCGATCTTTGAAACCTGGGAAGGAATCCGCATCGAGTCGCGAGGCGACGCGTATCTCGACCCCCTTAAACGTGGGGCGAGCGGTTGGGTCGCGCGCACAGGCGGTGCACTCGCCGGCCCTGTTCCCACTTTGCTGCGAGCGGCTAGCTTATTCAGCACAGAGCAACGGTCGCAGTCTCTAAGAAAATGGGCGGCCTGGTCTTCCGTGATCGGATCGCTCGTTACTCGGATCGGGTGGCTCTCGGCGGGACGAGCTTCAGCGCGAGATTGGAAACTTCCGCTGCAAAGGAAGCTTGTTTAG
- a CDS encoding 4Fe-4S dicluster domain-containing protein — MSVTAFLTDSTLCIGCKACEVACKEWNGIADDGLHWNGFSYDNTGAVGASTWRHVKFVEQPPVPGLGGNAGEQTSWTFSSDVCKHCEEAGCLEACPTGSIVRTEFGGVFIQPDVCNGCGYCVTACPFGVVERNQEDGRAFKCTFCYDRQKADLVPACAKVCPTESIKFGEIEDLRKKAEKRLEELHRKGIDDATIYDPRDTSVGGTHAMFIVRGDPRSYNLPPAPEVPTAYLKRAWTSSAIAGALLLGGTLLAFLSDSKSK; from the coding sequence ATGAGCGTGACTGCATTCCTGACGGATTCGACTTTATGCATCGGGTGCAAAGCTTGCGAGGTCGCTTGCAAGGAATGGAACGGCATCGCCGACGACGGCCTGCACTGGAACGGATTTTCTTACGACAATACTGGTGCCGTTGGCGCTTCCACCTGGCGCCATGTGAAATTTGTGGAACAACCTCCCGTGCCTGGTTTAGGCGGAAATGCAGGAGAGCAAACCTCGTGGACGTTTTCTTCCGATGTCTGCAAGCACTGCGAGGAAGCGGGATGTCTGGAGGCTTGTCCAACCGGTTCGATCGTGAGAACAGAATTTGGCGGAGTTTTCATCCAGCCGGATGTTTGCAATGGCTGCGGATACTGTGTGACAGCGTGTCCTTTTGGGGTGGTGGAGCGAAATCAAGAAGACGGTCGCGCATTCAAGTGCACGTTTTGCTACGACCGCCAGAAGGCTGACTTGGTCCCGGCCTGCGCCAAAGTGTGCCCGACCGAGTCGATCAAGTTCGGTGAGATCGAGGATTTGCGAAAGAAAGCCGAGAAGCGTCTGGAAGAATTACATCGGAAGGGTATCGACGACGCAACCATCTATGATCCGCGCGATACCAGTGTTGGCGGCACTCACGCAATGTTCATCGTCCGGGGCGACCCGCGAAGCTACAATCTGCCGCCCGCTCCCGAGGTGCCCACCGCATATCTGAAGAGAGCATGGACGTCATCTGCGATCGCGGGCGCGCTTCTTCTCGGCGGAACGCTGCTTGCGTTTTTGTCGGATAGCAAGAGCAAATAG